From one Variovorax sp. PBL-H6 genomic stretch:
- a CDS encoding efflux RND transporter permease subunit yields the protein MNISELCIRRPAMTVLLSAAAVVAGIFAYFQIPVAALPSYNTPVINVNAQLPGASPETMASSVALPLEKQFSTIPGLSTISSSNTQGVSSITLEFVSSRDIDAAAVDVQAALLRAQRQLPVELTQMPSYRKVNPADAPVLFISLVSPSMNPAELNDYAENLISPTLSTIDGVAQVAVYGRKAFAVRVKADADLLNARNITLDELANAVRLANANTPVGVLDGPRQTLTIQANEQMLKAADFAKVIVGQRNGAPVRLDEVATIEDSFESVKTASSFNGESSISLAVLRQPNANTVQVVDAVRALMPRFRDELPQSVEINMVNDRSISIRQAVHDVQLTLLGTVLLVVLVIFLFLHRVVATLIPAATIPISLIGAVALLYAFGYSLDNVSLLGITLAVGLVVDDAIVVLENIMRYVEKGMEPMAAALRGSREVGFTIISISISLVAVFIPVFFMPGVIGLLFHEFAVVVGLAVMVSAIVSLTLVPMLASRLLRHQPREGGVAAVAAAGPPQGGHASPSGGGEAHEVASWGADIDHEEVHPEPGTAIGRAFERGYRWVHGSYMRTLDWTLHHRHLMLGLAAATFVLTAWMFVTIPKGFFPEEDIGQIQITTEAAEDISFPAMKALQDRVADALMADPSVAYVNSFIGVGGPTATQNAGRLFAVLKPRSERPRMPQVLEQLRKRFRDIPGVAVYMQPVQNLRLGGRQSKARFQYTLQSVNAGALVGWADKLMERMRADPDFRDVTSDSQNRGLQATLDIDRDKAGVLGVAVGDLRTALYNAYGDRQIGSIYAPSNTYQVILSAADDDRQFEEDMSRLSVRNKAGQLVPLSAFSTVKRTVGPTSVNHQGQLQAVTVSFNLAPDVPLGNATAKIDRLKAELKIPPSIITSYGGDAAVFQSSQASQAVLLVLAVLVIYVLLGVLYESYIHPLTILAGLPSAAVGALLSLKLFGFDLTLIATIGILLLIGIVKKNAIMMIDFALDAQRSQGMQPVDAIREACRLRFRPILMTTLAALMGALPLALGLGAGAELRQPLGVAVVGGLLFSQVITLYITPAIYLALDRYSGSGPMQELPGEKLAHVAPGPAA from the coding sequence ATGAACATCTCCGAGCTCTGCATCCGTCGTCCCGCGATGACGGTGCTGCTCTCGGCCGCGGCGGTGGTGGCCGGCATCTTCGCGTACTTCCAGATCCCGGTTGCGGCCCTCCCGAGCTACAACACGCCGGTCATCAACGTCAACGCACAGTTGCCGGGGGCCAGTCCGGAGACCATGGCGTCCTCGGTGGCGCTGCCGCTGGAGAAGCAGTTCTCCACCATCCCGGGCCTTTCGACGATCAGCTCGTCGAACACCCAGGGCGTGAGTTCGATCACGCTCGAATTCGTCAGCAGCCGCGACATCGATGCCGCCGCCGTCGACGTGCAGGCGGCGCTGCTTCGGGCGCAGCGACAGCTGCCTGTCGAGCTGACGCAGATGCCCTCGTACCGCAAGGTCAACCCTGCCGACGCGCCCGTGCTGTTCATCTCGCTGGTCTCCCCCTCGATGAATCCCGCGGAGCTGAATGACTATGCCGAGAACCTGATCTCGCCCACGCTTTCCACCATCGACGGCGTGGCCCAGGTCGCGGTCTACGGGCGCAAGGCGTTCGCGGTGCGCGTCAAGGCCGATGCCGACCTGCTGAACGCACGCAACATCACGCTCGACGAGCTGGCCAACGCGGTGCGCCTGGCCAATGCCAACACGCCGGTCGGCGTTCTCGACGGCCCGCGCCAGACCCTCACCATCCAGGCCAACGAGCAGATGCTCAAGGCCGCCGACTTCGCCAAGGTGATCGTCGGCCAGCGCAACGGCGCGCCGGTGCGGCTCGACGAGGTCGCCACCATCGAGGACAGCTTCGAGTCCGTCAAGACGGCGAGCAGCTTCAACGGCGAGAGCTCGATCTCGCTCGCGGTGCTGCGCCAGCCGAACGCCAACACGGTGCAGGTGGTCGACGCCGTGCGCGCGCTGATGCCGCGCTTCCGCGACGAGCTGCCGCAGTCGGTCGAGATCAACATGGTCAACGACCGCTCGATCTCCATCCGCCAGGCAGTGCACGACGTGCAGCTCACGCTGCTGGGCACCGTGCTGCTGGTGGTGCTGGTGATCTTCCTGTTCCTGCACCGCGTGGTGGCCACGCTCATCCCCGCCGCCACCATCCCGATCTCGCTGATCGGTGCCGTGGCGCTGCTCTACGCTTTCGGGTACAGCCTGGACAACGTGTCGCTGCTGGGCATCACGCTGGCGGTCGGCCTGGTGGTGGACGATGCCATCGTGGTGCTCGAAAACATCATGCGCTACGTCGAAAAGGGCATGGAGCCGATGGCTGCCGCGCTGCGCGGCTCGCGCGAGGTGGGCTTCACCATCATCTCGATCTCCATCTCGCTGGTGGCGGTGTTCATCCCGGTCTTCTTCATGCCGGGTGTGATCGGCCTGCTGTTCCATGAGTTCGCGGTGGTCGTGGGCCTGGCGGTGATGGTCTCGGCCATCGTGTCGCTGACGCTGGTGCCCATGCTGGCGAGCCGGCTGTTGCGACACCAGCCGCGCGAGGGCGGCGTGGCCGCCGTGGCCGCCGCCGGGCCGCCCCAAGGCGGCCACGCCTCCCCCTCGGGGGGTGGCGAAGCACACGAAGTGGCGAGCTGGGGGGCCGATATTGACCACGAGGAAGTGCATCCCGAACCCGGCACCGCCATCGGCCGCGCCTTCGAGCGAGGCTACCGCTGGGTGCATGGCAGCTACATGCGCACGCTCGACTGGACGCTGCACCACCGCCATCTCATGCTGGGCCTGGCGGCTGCGACCTTCGTCCTGACGGCCTGGATGTTCGTCACCATCCCGAAGGGCTTCTTCCCCGAGGAAGACATCGGCCAGATCCAGATCACGACCGAGGCCGCCGAGGACATCTCGTTTCCCGCGATGAAGGCCCTGCAAGACCGCGTGGCCGATGCGCTGATGGCCGACCCGAGCGTGGCCTACGTCAACTCCTTCATCGGCGTTGGCGGGCCGACCGCCACGCAGAACGCCGGCCGGCTGTTCGCGGTGCTCAAGCCGCGCAGCGAGCGGCCGCGGATGCCGCAGGTGCTCGAGCAGCTGCGCAAGCGCTTCCGCGACATCCCGGGCGTCGCCGTCTACATGCAGCCGGTGCAGAACCTGCGCCTGGGCGGGCGCCAGAGCAAGGCCCGCTTCCAGTACACGCTGCAGAGCGTGAACGCAGGCGCCCTCGTCGGCTGGGCCGACAAGCTGATGGAGCGCATGCGCGCCGACCCCGATTTCCGCGACGTCACCAGCGACTCCCAGAACCGCGGCCTGCAGGCCACCCTCGACATCGACCGCGACAAGGCCGGCGTGCTCGGCGTCGCGGTGGGCGACCTGCGCACCGCGCTCTACAACGCTTACGGCGACCGCCAGATCGGCAGCATCTACGCGCCCAGCAACACCTACCAGGTGATCCTCTCGGCGGCCGACGACGACCGCCAGTTCGAGGAGGACATGTCGCGCCTGTCGGTGCGCAACAAGGCGGGGCAGCTGGTGCCGCTGTCGGCCTTCTCGACCGTCAAGCGCACGGTGGGGCCGACCTCCGTCAACCACCAGGGGCAGCTGCAGGCAGTGACGGTGTCGTTCAACCTCGCACCCGACGTGCCGCTGGGCAACGCGACCGCGAAGATCGACCGGCTCAAGGCCGAGCTGAAGATTCCGCCCTCGATCATCACCAGCTACGGCGGCGACGCCGCGGTGTTCCAGAGCTCGCAGGCCAGCCAGGCCGTGCTGCTCGTGCTTGCGGTGCTGGTCATCTACGTGCTGCTGGGCGTGCTCTACGAGAGCTACATCCACCCGCTCACCATCCTGGCCGGCCTGCCCTCGGCGGCGGTGGGTGCGTTGCTCTCGCTCAAGCTCTTCGGCTTCGACCTGACGCTGATCGCCACCATCGGCATCCTGCTGCTCATCGGCATCGTCAAGAAGAACGCGATCATGATGATCGACTTCGCGCTGGACGCGCAGCGCTCCCAGGGCATGCAGCCGGTCGACGCGATCCGCGAGGCCTGCCGGCTGCGCTTCCGCCCGATCCTGATGACCACCCTGGCTGCCCTCATGGGTGCGCTGCCGCTCGCGCTGGGCCTGGGTGCCGGCGCCGAGCTGCGCCAGCCGCTGGGCGTGGCGGTGGTCGGGGGCCTGCTGTTCTCGCAGGTGATCACGCTTTACATCACGCCCGCCATCTACCTGGCGCTGGACCGCTACAGCGGCAGCGGGCCGATGCAGGAGCTGCCGGGGGAGAAGCTGGCACACGTGGCGCCTGGACCGGCCGCCTGA
- a CDS encoding alpha/beta hydrolase produces the protein MSEYKETPVQFGPDGSLIGIITTPAEGPLAPVACLMLNMGANHRIGPRRINVKLAREMASRGISCVRMDLAGLGDSGPASGAEHFLTQAVLDLQAAMNLIQTMLGVRRFIVIGLCSGATNGLSLAVADSRVVGLLMFDGYAFPGRRAQLERSLWRALALTNPAVIGKTVRWLQRKFSAAAAAAAAPQIFEPDPPEVTAALFRRSMTQIAERNVAVLLLYSGTMHVTDRKRDQLGPFAKEAFTQRFEYQFIGEIDHSLTSMASQQIFIEVVCDWALRVVQGAPVTTSLPHAAATARAGGQFASSRPAVALQRDPVI, from the coding sequence ATGAGTGAATACAAAGAGACACCCGTTCAGTTCGGACCCGACGGCTCGCTGATCGGCATCATCACGACGCCGGCCGAGGGGCCGCTGGCGCCGGTGGCCTGCCTCATGCTGAACATGGGCGCCAACCACCGCATCGGGCCGCGGCGCATCAACGTCAAGCTGGCGCGAGAGATGGCGTCACGCGGCATCAGCTGCGTCCGCATGGACCTCGCCGGCCTCGGCGACAGCGGGCCCGCCAGCGGCGCCGAGCACTTCCTCACGCAGGCCGTGCTCGACCTTCAGGCGGCGATGAACCTGATCCAGACCATGCTGGGCGTGCGCCGCTTCATCGTGATCGGCCTGTGCTCCGGCGCAACCAACGGCTTGTCGCTGGCGGTGGCCGACTCCCGCGTGGTGGGCCTGCTGATGTTCGACGGCTATGCCTTCCCCGGCCGGCGCGCGCAGCTGGAGCGCAGCTTGTGGCGCGCGTTGGCACTGACCAATCCCGCGGTGATCGGCAAGACGGTGCGCTGGTTGCAGCGCAAGTTCTCTGCCGCTGCTGCAGCCGCCGCCGCGCCGCAGATCTTCGAGCCCGATCCGCCGGAGGTGACCGCCGCGCTGTTCCGCCGCTCGATGACGCAGATCGCGGAGCGCAACGTGGCCGTGCTGCTGCTCTACAGCGGCACCATGCACGTGACCGATCGCAAGCGCGACCAGCTCGGCCCCTTCGCGAAGGAGGCCTTCACCCAGCGCTTCGAGTACCAGTTCATCGGCGAGATCGACCACAGCCTCACTTCGATGGCCTCGCAGCAGATCTTCATCGAAGTGGTGTGCGACTGGGCGCTGCGGGTGGTGCAGGGTGCGCCGGTGACTACTTCCTTGCCGCATGCCGCGGCAACAGCTCGCGCCGGAGGCCAGTTCGCGAGCAGCAGGCCGGCGGTGGCATTGCAGCGCGATCCGGTGATCTGA
- a CDS encoding serine aminopeptidase domain-containing protein, which yields MTPMLFGPASRQLFGLFHAPERDAKLAVVICMPLGQEAVRAHRLFRVLADRLARAGVAVLRFDYHGSGDSPGEDTDGDLEGWRRDVCAAHEELRRRTGSRSIVWLGARLGATLAVMAAKSGRCDPARLILWDPIVDGARYVDTLRAGHVDALERSFCVPKLAWRRQLARDPDVFTEELFGFGVSPLMREQLRALSPSSLQLTALHDTVVLADAEDQAARQWADQETARHMPLRISAFQHPLVWTSDPHPNNAMVPTEALQRLLAVIHE from the coding sequence ATGACCCCCATGCTCTTCGGTCCGGCCTCCCGGCAGCTGTTCGGCCTTTTTCACGCCCCCGAGCGCGACGCGAAGCTCGCGGTGGTGATCTGCATGCCGCTCGGCCAGGAAGCCGTGCGCGCCCACCGGCTGTTCCGCGTGCTTGCCGACCGGCTTGCGCGGGCAGGCGTGGCGGTGCTGCGCTTCGACTATCACGGCAGCGGCGACTCGCCCGGCGAGGACACCGACGGCGACCTCGAGGGTTGGCGCCGCGATGTCTGCGCCGCGCACGAGGAACTGCGGCGGCGCACCGGCAGCCGGAGCATCGTCTGGCTGGGTGCGCGCCTGGGCGCGACCCTGGCGGTGATGGCGGCCAAGAGCGGGCGCTGCGATCCGGCACGGCTGATCCTGTGGGACCCGATCGTGGACGGCGCGCGTTATGTGGACACCTTGCGCGCGGGCCACGTCGATGCGCTGGAGCGCTCGTTCTGCGTGCCGAAGCTGGCCTGGCGCCGCCAGCTGGCCCGCGATCCCGATGTCTTCACCGAGGAGCTCTTCGGCTTCGGCGTGTCGCCGCTGATGCGCGAGCAGCTGCGCGCGCTCTCACCGTCCAGCCTGCAGCTGACGGCGCTGCACGACACGGTGGTCCTGGCCGACGCCGAGGACCAGGCGGCCCGACAATGGGCGGACCAGGAGACGGCCCGCCACATGCCGCTGCGGATCTCGGCCTTCCAGCACCCGCTGGTCTGGACCTCCGATCCGCATCCCAATAACGCGATGGTTCCCACGGAGGCGCTGCAGCGACTGCTGGCGGTCATACATGAGTGA
- a CDS encoding 4'-phosphopantetheinyl transferase family protein has translation MTILQLPSSMNCRLWQVDLDAAPAPQAVAALSEAEWDRARRFVFKRDRSRFIAAHAALRETLSSQCGSPASTLEFALGPFGKPALIEHGELRFNLSHSESLALIAVSDDAEVGVDIELLRPMPDAEALAETYFSAAERRALAALPQEARGRAFLCCWTRKEACLKATGMGLSVDTRSFEVGVSPEAREVQIDAADGCARLALSSFHDVQGAQCAVARVLACGPAQAACRPLVDNEMYA, from the coding sequence ATGACGATCCTGCAGCTCCCCTCCTCGATGAACTGCCGCCTCTGGCAGGTGGACCTGGACGCCGCGCCGGCGCCGCAGGCCGTCGCCGCCCTTTCGGAAGCCGAATGGGACCGCGCCCGGCGCTTCGTCTTCAAGCGCGACCGCAGCCGCTTCATCGCCGCCCATGCCGCGCTGCGCGAGACGCTTTCCTCGCAATGCGGCAGCCCGGCCTCCACGCTGGAATTCGCGCTGGGGCCCTTCGGCAAGCCCGCCCTGATCGAGCACGGCGAGCTGCGCTTCAACCTGAGCCACAGCGAGTCGCTGGCCCTGATCGCAGTCAGCGACGACGCCGAAGTGGGCGTGGACATCGAGCTGCTGCGCCCGATGCCCGACGCCGAGGCGTTGGCCGAGACCTACTTCAGCGCGGCCGAGCGGCGCGCGCTGGCCGCGCTGCCGCAGGAGGCTCGCGGCCGTGCCTTTCTCTGCTGCTGGACGCGCAAGGAGGCCTGCCTCAAGGCCACCGGCATGGGCCTGTCGGTGGACACGCGCAGCTTCGAGGTGGGCGTTTCGCCCGAAGCGCGCGAAGTGCAGATCGACGCCGCGGACGGCTGCGCGCGGCTCGCGCTATCCTCTTTCCACGATGTCCAGGGAGCGCAATGCGCCGTGGCCCGCGTGCTGGCCTGCGGGCCGGCCCAGGCAGCGTGCCGGCCCCTGGTCGACAACGAGATGTACGCATGA
- a CDS encoding non-ribosomal peptide synthetase codes for MSAVATLAPDDTAEDFDPFASGLIERIVPTTEAQREVWLGDRLSPEASLAYNESMCLRLKGSLDTAALALALDRLVGRHESLRATISPDGTQLLIGEPAPIVLAEHDLSTLDAAAQERRLEDEGLAVVLERFNLEQGPLFRAALYRLSSVDHVLVLSAHHAICDGWSWGVISEDLGALYAEQIGAGPALEPAAQYSDYAAWEAQEANSPEMNAHIGYWLSRFAGGSLPVLELPLDRPRPPVRTFNAYRIEHLLEQPLIDGLRKSGARAGTSLFATMFSAFAAMLHRLTAQDDLVIGIAAAGQMPSDMPSLVGHCVNLLPIRVAVDAQVPFDKLAGACGSALLDAFEHQTLTYGALLRKLPVPRDPSRLPLVNVLFNVDRDGAPGDGNFPDIKVEQSTIGRRYENFELFLNVTPVAGGMQMEAQYNADLYDEETVRRWLAIYEQLLRSVAREPSQAVGRLGLLSPEEGRALAALQPPLTPLTGAPLMHAGFVARAGSQPDRPALRDGSQRMRYGELDERSNRLAHALRARGMGRGERVGICLDRGFDMVVALLAVLKSGAAYVPLDPAFPQARLDYYAEDAKLGLLLTSSTIAAAPMAWREDAAQRVLLLDRDKAWLEQPGTALPPSPQDAQAEDAAYVIYTSGSTGKPKGVCVPHRAVANLIESMQREPGIGPDDRLAAVTTLSFDIAVAEIALPLATGAEVVIVQREDAMDGNRLRALLESEAVTILQATPGMWRILLDAQWSGPRGFRAWVGGEPVPADLAFALMDRTSEAWNVYGPTETTVWSTTWRMERPIVAARGVSIGKPIANTGVWILDGNLQRCPIGVPGEICISGLGVTLGYLERPELTADRFVTTAIDDTQTLVYRTGDRGRWRNDGLLEHMGRFDFQVKVRGYRVELGEIEARCNEIDGVARSVVITREDQPGDVRLAAYLAPSPGAAVDLDVLDRHLRACLPQYMVPQHVVVLDAIPLLPNGKVDRKALPQPSATHKDDSERLAPRNERERVVLQTMERVLNLPGLGIRDDFFSLGGHSLLAARLTTLLSREFELTVPLRMLFEAPTAERLAAAIDGLSGSNAPRSAPIAHVADRRSAPLTPMQERIRFVEELHPGRPTYNAPSAHRLGGPLDVEKFKAALAMIIERQPSLRTAIGPDPATGVPAALIARELSYELPVVDLGTLPADQREAELVERMHAMAERPIDIHRAPMFHAALFRIADDDHAFVFVPHHLIWDGWSFDVLQSELSTIYGALVRGEPHGLPELAVTHGDYADWYANWLTGPEFEPQLRYWKDRFANSPAPKAPRTDMPRKAGMSGEGGAHWITVEKALAERLREIGQRNDVTLNMLTLGVYILMMSSIIDTRTVVIATPVRGREAPELEPVMGFFNNVLPLSFQVDPSLRFGEFMRYVRQELIAVMSHQQIPFERLVSEPEFVERAQGAGLYQALFSFQDARERPRDIGGLAHRQMHLPQRGATDDLGIWLMDKPQGLEGAVVYNADIYRRETGEAFKERYMELLRRVAQLPDATLSALSAPEGSASAVYLERLAADSAPAPSTAETVAARPAQVQPVLLLPEQAKLAQIWASALTIDVNDIRVNDNFFDLGGDSLLAMRVVQQAEQVMGFRVEPRRYVFESLGQLASAAAGTAIETPPEKPADSGEKRGGLLGRVLGWGRKS; via the coding sequence ATGAGCGCAGTCGCCACTCTCGCTCCCGACGACACCGCCGAAGATTTCGACCCGTTCGCCTCGGGGCTGATCGAGCGCATCGTTCCCACCACGGAGGCTCAGCGCGAGGTCTGGCTCGGCGATCGCCTGAGCCCGGAAGCCTCGCTGGCCTACAACGAATCGATGTGCCTGCGCCTGAAGGGCTCCCTGGACACGGCCGCGCTCGCACTGGCGCTGGACCGCCTGGTGGGACGCCACGAGTCGCTGCGTGCCACCATTTCCCCGGACGGCACGCAACTGCTGATCGGCGAGCCGGCCCCGATCGTCCTGGCCGAGCATGACCTGAGCACGCTCGATGCGGCGGCGCAGGAGCGCCGGCTGGAGGACGAAGGCCTGGCCGTGGTGCTCGAGCGATTCAACCTGGAGCAGGGCCCGCTGTTCCGCGCTGCGCTCTACCGGCTCTCGTCCGTCGACCATGTGCTGGTGCTGAGCGCGCACCACGCCATCTGCGACGGCTGGTCCTGGGGCGTGATCAGCGAGGACCTGGGGGCGCTGTACGCCGAGCAGATCGGCGCCGGTCCGGCGCTGGAGCCGGCCGCCCAGTACTCCGACTACGCCGCATGGGAAGCCCAGGAGGCGAACAGTCCGGAGATGAACGCCCACATCGGCTACTGGCTCTCCCGCTTCGCCGGCGGCAGCCTGCCGGTGCTGGAGCTGCCGCTGGACCGCCCGCGTCCGCCGGTGCGCACCTTCAACGCCTACCGCATCGAACATCTGCTGGAGCAGCCCCTCATCGATGGCCTGCGCAAGTCCGGCGCCCGCGCCGGCACCAGCCTGTTCGCCACGATGTTCAGCGCCTTCGCGGCCATGCTGCACCGACTCACGGCGCAGGACGACCTGGTGATCGGCATCGCCGCTGCCGGCCAGATGCCGAGCGACATGCCCTCGCTGGTGGGCCACTGCGTCAACCTGCTGCCCATCCGGGTCGCGGTCGACGCGCAAGTGCCCTTCGACAAACTGGCAGGCGCCTGCGGCAGCGCGCTGCTCGACGCCTTCGAGCACCAGACGCTGACCTACGGCGCGCTGCTCAGGAAGCTGCCGGTGCCGCGCGATCCCAGCCGCCTGCCGCTGGTGAACGTGCTGTTCAACGTGGACCGCGACGGGGCGCCCGGCGACGGCAACTTCCCGGATATCAAGGTCGAGCAGAGCACCATCGGACGCCGCTACGAGAACTTCGAACTCTTCCTGAACGTGACGCCCGTTGCAGGCGGCATGCAGATGGAGGCGCAGTACAACGCCGACCTCTACGACGAGGAGACCGTGCGCCGCTGGCTCGCGATCTACGAGCAGTTGCTGCGCTCCGTGGCACGCGAGCCCTCGCAGGCCGTCGGCCGGCTTGGCCTCCTGTCGCCCGAGGAAGGCCGCGCGCTTGCAGCGCTGCAGCCGCCGCTGACGCCGCTGACGGGCGCGCCGCTGATGCATGCGGGCTTCGTGGCCCGCGCCGGGTCGCAGCCGGATCGCCCGGCGCTGCGCGACGGCAGCCAGCGGATGCGCTACGGCGAACTCGACGAGCGCTCCAACCGGCTGGCCCATGCGCTGCGCGCACGCGGCATGGGCCGTGGCGAGCGCGTCGGCATCTGCCTGGACCGGGGCTTCGACATGGTCGTCGCCCTCCTCGCAGTCCTCAAGAGCGGCGCCGCCTATGTGCCGCTGGACCCGGCCTTCCCGCAGGCACGGCTGGACTATTACGCGGAAGACGCGAAGCTCGGCCTGCTGCTGACATCGAGCACCATCGCCGCCGCCCCGATGGCCTGGCGTGAAGACGCTGCCCAGCGCGTGCTGCTGCTGGACCGCGACAAGGCGTGGCTCGAACAGCCGGGCACCGCCCTTCCGCCGAGCCCGCAGGACGCGCAGGCCGAGGACGCCGCCTACGTGATCTACACCTCGGGTTCTACCGGGAAGCCCAAGGGCGTGTGCGTGCCGCACCGTGCGGTTGCCAACCTGATCGAGAGCATGCAGCGCGAACCGGGCATCGGCCCGGACGACCGCCTCGCGGCCGTGACCACGCTGTCCTTCGACATCGCGGTGGCCGAGATCGCCCTGCCACTGGCCACGGGCGCGGAGGTCGTGATCGTTCAGCGCGAGGATGCGATGGACGGGAACCGCCTGCGCGCGCTGCTCGAGTCCGAAGCGGTCACCATCCTGCAGGCCACGCCCGGGATGTGGCGCATCCTGCTGGACGCGCAGTGGTCGGGGCCGCGCGGCTTCCGTGCCTGGGTCGGCGGAGAGCCGGTGCCGGCGGACCTCGCCTTCGCGCTGATGGACCGCACCAGCGAAGCCTGGAACGTCTATGGCCCGACCGAAACCACCGTGTGGTCCACCACCTGGCGCATGGAGCGGCCGATCGTGGCGGCGCGCGGCGTCTCGATCGGCAAGCCGATCGCCAACACCGGCGTCTGGATTCTCGATGGCAATCTGCAGCGTTGTCCGATCGGCGTGCCGGGCGAGATCTGCATCAGCGGCCTGGGTGTGACCCTGGGCTACCTGGAGCGCCCGGAGCTCACGGCCGACCGTTTCGTCACCACCGCGATCGACGACACGCAGACGCTCGTCTACCGCACCGGAGACCGCGGCCGCTGGCGCAACGACGGCTTGCTGGAACACATGGGCCGCTTCGACTTCCAGGTGAAGGTGCGCGGCTACCGCGTCGAGCTCGGCGAGATCGAGGCGCGCTGCAACGAGATCGACGGGGTGGCGCGCAGCGTGGTGATCACCCGCGAGGACCAGCCCGGCGATGTGCGCCTGGCGGCCTATCTCGCGCCATCGCCCGGCGCCGCGGTAGACCTGGACGTGCTCGACCGCCACCTGCGCGCCTGCCTGCCGCAGTACATGGTGCCGCAGCATGTGGTGGTGCTCGACGCCATTCCGCTGCTGCCCAACGGCAAGGTGGACCGCAAGGCCCTGCCCCAGCCCAGCGCCACGCACAAGGACGACAGCGAGCGCCTGGCGCCGCGCAACGAGCGCGAGCGCGTCGTGCTGCAGACGATGGAGCGCGTACTCAATCTGCCGGGCCTGGGCATTCGCGACGACTTCTTTTCGCTCGGCGGCCATTCGCTGCTGGCGGCGCGGCTGACCACGCTGCTGAGCCGCGAGTTCGAGCTCACGGTACCGCTGCGCATGCTCTTCGAGGCACCGACCGCCGAGCGGCTGGCCGCGGCGATCGATGGGCTGAGCGGCAGCAACGCGCCGCGCAGCGCGCCGATTGCGCACGTGGCCGATCGCCGCAGCGCGCCACTCACGCCGATGCAGGAGCGCATCCGTTTCGTCGAGGAGCTGCACCCGGGTCGGCCGACCTACAACGCGCCCTCCGCGCACCGCCTCGGCGGACCGCTGGACGTCGAGAAGTTCAAGGCGGCGCTCGCCATGATCATCGAGCGCCAGCCCTCCCTGCGCACTGCAATCGGCCCCGATCCGGCCACCGGCGTGCCCGCCGCGCTGATCGCGAGGGAGCTGTCCTACGAGCTGCCCGTCGTCGACCTCGGCACGCTGCCGGCAGACCAGCGCGAGGCCGAGCTGGTCGAGCGCATGCATGCCATGGCCGAGCGGCCGATCGACATCCACCGGGCCCCGATGTTCCACGCGGCGCTGTTCCGCATCGCGGATGACGACCACGCCTTCGTGTTCGTGCCGCACCACCTGATCTGGGACGGCTGGTCCTTCGACGTGCTGCAGAGCGAGCTCTCGACCATCTACGGCGCGCTGGTGCGAGGCGAGCCGCATGGCCTGCCCGAACTGGCCGTGACCCACGGCGACTACGCCGACTGGTATGCGAACTGGCTGACCGGGCCCGAGTTCGAGCCGCAGCTGCGCTACTGGAAGGACCGTTTCGCCAACTCGCCCGCGCCCAAGGCGCCGCGCACCGACATGCCGCGCAAGGCGGGCATGAGCGGCGAGGGCGGCGCCCACTGGATTACCGTCGAGAAGGCACTCGCCGAGCGCCTGCGCGAGATCGGCCAGCGCAACGACGTCACGCTCAACATGCTGACGCTGGGCGTGTACATCCTCATGATGAGCAGCATCATCGACACCCGCACCGTCGTCATCGCGACGCCGGTGCGCGGCCGGGAGGCGCCCGAGCTCGAGCCGGTGATGGGCTTCTTCAACAACGTGCTGCCGCTGTCCTTCCAGGTCGATCCCTCCCTGCGCTTCGGCGAATTCATGCGCTATGTCAGGCAAGAGCTGATCGCGGTGATGAGCCACCAGCAGATCCCCTTCGAGCGCCTGGTGAGCGAGCCCGAGTTCGTGGAGCGGGCGCAGGGCGCGGGGCTGTACCAGGCCCTGTTCTCTTTCCAGGACGCACGCGAGCGCCCGCGCGACATCGGTGGCCTCGCGCATCGGCAGATGCACCTGCCGCAGCGCGGCGCGACGGACGACCTCGGCATCTGGCTGATGGACAAGCCGCAGGGCCTCGAGGGCGCCGTGGTCTACAACGCCGATATCTACCGGCGCGAGACCGGCGAGGCCTTCAAGGAGCGCTACATGGAGCTGCTGCGCCGGGTGGCCCAGCTTCCGGACGCGACGCTCTCGGCGCTCTCGGCGCCCGAGGGTTCGGCAAGTGCCGTCTACCTGGAACGCCTGGCCGCCGACTCGGCACCCGCGCCCAGCACGGCCGAGACCGTGGCCGCGCGTCCGGCACAGGTGCAGCCGGTGCTTCTGCTGCCCGAGCAGGCCAAGCTGGCACAGATCTGGGCCAGCGCGCTCACCATCGACGTCAACGACATCCGCGTCAACGACAACTTCTTCGATCTGGGCGGCGACTCCTTGCTGGCCATGCGCGTGGTGCAGCAGGCCGAACAGGTGATGGGCTTCCGCGTGGAGCCGCGCCGCTACGTGTTCGAGAGCCTGGGACAGCTGGCCTCCGCCGCCGCCGGAACCGCGATCGAGACGCCCCCCGAAAAGCCCGCCGACAGTGGCGAGAAGCGCGGCGGGCTGCTCGGGCGGGTGCTGGGCTGGGGACGCAAGAGTTGA